One window from the genome of Phycisphaerales bacterium encodes:
- a CDS encoding MiaB/RimO family radical SAM methylthiotransferase — protein sequence MPRVYLETFGCQMNELDSELVAGRLAQLGYAMTREADQADVLLYNTCSVREQAEQKVWSRLGELKRTKKTRPGLVVGVLGCMAERDGADLMKRMPVVDVMCGPGELDKLPELLDNAVRTRASLNGDQSACQAALQGNTSRRSATLAAAEDQLELLDLSRAISPVDADGSHRSAYVRITRGCNKFCTYCVVPFTRGAEIHRPPEHIIDECKRLADAGVVEVTLLGQTVNHYRFEHGASVSVGGVTQPQKGRTYKGSHHRDAFAGERVTTFADLLHQIHEQVPGIQRLRFVTSYPRDFGNDVLEVMRDSERLCRYLHVPAQSGSDTVLKRMNRGYTVGEYLEFLDRARQFLHQPEIGRPLMLSGDIIVGFPGETDEDYEGTVRLLEQSRYKNCFIFKYSPRPGTVAYDRIPDDVPDAVKRERNNHLLAVQARIGEAIGREQIGQTFDVLVEGLSQKQLKSSGLTNAARKPRTIEVTIGGSAVATAPVVDEIEYGEGPVQVTGRSDGDLIIHFDARDAAEARGLIGRIVPVEVVSASGLSLGGRMVGG from the coding sequence ATGCCCCGCGTGTACCTCGAGACCTTCGGCTGCCAGATGAACGAACTGGACAGCGAGCTGGTGGCCGGCCGACTGGCCCAGCTCGGCTATGCCATGACGCGCGAGGCCGACCAGGCCGACGTGTTGCTCTACAACACGTGCTCGGTGCGCGAGCAGGCCGAGCAAAAGGTGTGGAGCCGGCTGGGCGAGCTCAAGCGGACGAAGAAGACGCGGCCCGGCCTCGTCGTGGGCGTCCTGGGCTGCATGGCCGAGCGCGACGGCGCCGACCTGATGAAGCGGATGCCGGTGGTCGACGTGATGTGCGGGCCGGGCGAGCTCGACAAGCTGCCGGAGCTGCTGGACAACGCCGTGCGGACGCGGGCATCGCTGAACGGCGACCAATCGGCCTGCCAGGCAGCGCTGCAGGGCAACACGAGCCGCCGGAGCGCGACGCTGGCGGCGGCGGAAGACCAGCTCGAGTTGCTCGACCTGTCTCGGGCGATCTCGCCGGTGGATGCCGACGGCAGTCACCGCAGCGCGTACGTCCGCATCACCCGCGGCTGCAACAAGTTCTGCACGTACTGCGTGGTGCCGTTCACGCGCGGGGCCGAGATCCACCGCCCGCCAGAGCACATCATCGACGAGTGCAAGCGGCTGGCCGACGCGGGTGTCGTCGAGGTCACGCTGCTGGGCCAGACGGTGAACCACTACCGCTTCGAGCACGGGGCATCGGTGAGCGTTGGCGGGGTGACCCAGCCCCAGAAGGGCCGGACGTACAAGGGCAGCCACCATCGAGATGCCTTCGCGGGCGAGCGCGTGACGACCTTCGCCGACCTCTTGCACCAGATCCACGAGCAGGTGCCGGGCATCCAGCGATTGCGGTTCGTGACCAGCTACCCGCGCGACTTCGGCAACGACGTGCTCGAGGTCATGCGCGACAGCGAGCGCCTCTGCCGCTACCTGCACGTGCCCGCCCAGAGCGGCAGCGACACGGTGCTCAAGCGCATGAACCGTGGCTACACCGTGGGCGAGTACCTCGAGTTCCTCGATCGGGCCCGGCAGTTCCTGCACCAGCCGGAGATCGGCCGCCCGCTCATGCTCAGCGGCGACATCATCGTGGGCTTCCCGGGCGAGACCGACGAGGACTACGAGGGCACGGTGCGGCTCTTGGAGCAATCGCGCTACAAGAACTGCTTCATCTTCAAGTACTCGCCCCGGCCGGGCACGGTCGCGTACGACCGCATCCCCGACGACGTGCCCGATGCGGTGAAGCGCGAGCGGAACAACCACCTCTTGGCGGTGCAGGCGCGCATCGGCGAGGCCATCGGCCGCGAGCAGATCGGCCAGACGTTCGACGTGCTGGTCGAGGGCCTGAGCCAGAAGCAGCTCAAGAGTTCGGGCCTGACCAACGCGGCGCGCAAGCCGCGGACAATCGAGGTGACCATCGGCGGCTCGGCCGTCGCGACGGCGCCGGTCGTCGACGAGATCGAGTATGGCGAGGGCCCCGTGCAGGTCACCGGCCGCAGCGACGGCGACCTGATCATCCACTTCGACGCGCGCGACGCGGCGGAAGCCAGGGGCCTGATCGGCCGGATCGTGCCGGTGGAGGTGGTGTCGGCGAGTGGGTTGAGCCTGGGAGGGCGGATGGTCGGCGGGTGA
- a CDS encoding GC-type dockerin domain-anchored protein has product MKHALQADRWRTPARWIAAFVAMLVAMPLVAQDCEPGYVDGLFCPPGASGLVYEAVTFDDGSGPALYLVGDFLSVGCSDGRYFARWDGATLQSVDNEMNNRPFCAVVHDDGSGPALYVGGSFTTAGGIDTGNIARWDGQTWSAVGEGVRGWVNTLKSLDGPEGPVLYAGGSFTSAGGKPIRNAAAWNGSNWQDVGAEFDRAVYDFEVYDHGEGPVLYAAGWFRTVDGRPIPGIASWDGAAWSQVGDGLDTTNVLDIAIFDDGSGPKLWAGGFIYEAGGEQASHVAIWDGAAWSTPSGTAGPNSLVRGFVPFDDGNGPHMYVTGDFTSVDGIRSFKIARWDGTQWLGVEHGVQSTTPYPHTVVGGVVHDDGQGPALYAYGSFREAGRRWDGDLPGDRPVGAYSIARWKEGQWSALGGGPNDSVVSMVVHGEGADAVVYIGGSFESAGGIASMSVAMWDGQRFVSLDGGVHAGGTVRISRVYDMTMFDAGDGPQLHVAGEFGSASGRETLRVARWDGDQWHPVGEGFDDTVYALEVFDDGSGPTLFAGGEFDRSGAEFLGPLARWDGAAWRRTEGSINRRVFDLLAAEDGRGPALFVGGDFDRVDGRVARRIARWDGTSWDTMQTGVDERLFALAATDIGGQPVVVASGFFQEAGGVATRYVASWDGAGWSDMGVPDGSVVPYDFAELDRGDGRRLYASANDGRLLAWDGIAWEIAGEAPRISVGAMAGIQTGPHAGLYFGGTLDSVASLQISNMAYQRLCPADCRADLDGDGVLTIFDFLAFQNLFQDGDLAADFDGDGSLTIFDFLAFQNAFAAGCP; this is encoded by the coding sequence ATGAAGCACGCACTTCAAGCAGATCGTTGGCGTACGCCGGCCCGGTGGATCGCGGCGTTCGTAGCCATGCTTGTGGCTATGCCGCTGGTGGCCCAGGACTGCGAGCCGGGCTACGTCGATGGCTTGTTCTGTCCGCCGGGAGCGAGCGGACTCGTCTACGAGGCGGTCACGTTCGATGACGGGTCCGGGCCGGCCTTGTACCTCGTGGGAGACTTTCTTTCCGTGGGGTGCAGCGACGGTCGTTACTTCGCCCGCTGGGACGGCGCCACGCTGCAATCGGTCGACAACGAGATGAACAACCGACCGTTCTGTGCGGTCGTGCATGATGATGGCTCCGGGCCTGCGCTCTACGTTGGCGGCTCCTTCACGACGGCCGGGGGCATCGACACGGGGAACATCGCGCGGTGGGATGGCCAGACCTGGTCCGCCGTTGGCGAGGGCGTTCGCGGCTGGGTGAACACGCTCAAGAGCCTCGATGGGCCCGAGGGCCCGGTGCTGTACGCGGGCGGGAGCTTCACCTCGGCCGGCGGCAAGCCGATCCGAAACGCGGCCGCCTGGAACGGCAGCAACTGGCAGGACGTTGGTGCCGAGTTCGACCGAGCCGTATACGACTTCGAGGTCTACGACCACGGCGAAGGGCCTGTGCTCTACGCGGCCGGCTGGTTCCGGACGGTCGACGGGCGACCCATCCCCGGCATCGCAAGCTGGGACGGCGCGGCGTGGTCGCAGGTGGGCGACGGGCTGGACACAACGAACGTCCTGGACATCGCCATTTTCGATGACGGCAGCGGGCCGAAGCTCTGGGCCGGCGGGTTCATCTACGAGGCGGGCGGCGAGCAGGCTTCCCACGTGGCCATCTGGGACGGTGCGGCATGGTCGACGCCCAGCGGCACGGCTGGACCAAACAGCCTGGTTCGCGGCTTCGTGCCCTTCGACGACGGGAACGGCCCGCACATGTACGTCACCGGTGACTTCACCTCTGTCGACGGCATCCGGAGTTTCAAGATCGCTCGCTGGGACGGCACCCAGTGGCTGGGCGTCGAACACGGCGTGCAATCAACCACGCCCTACCCCCACACCGTCGTCGGTGGCGTCGTCCACGACGATGGCCAAGGGCCAGCCCTGTACGCCTACGGCTCCTTTCGCGAGGCGGGTCGGCGATGGGACGGCGACCTGCCCGGGGACCGACCCGTGGGTGCATACTCGATCGCCCGTTGGAAAGAGGGGCAGTGGTCGGCGCTCGGGGGTGGACCCAACGACTCCGTGGTGTCGATGGTCGTCCACGGCGAGGGTGCCGACGCGGTGGTCTACATCGGCGGCAGCTTCGAATCCGCTGGCGGGATCGCCTCGATGAGCGTTGCCATGTGGGATGGCCAGCGGTTCGTTTCGCTCGACGGCGGCGTGCATGCGGGTGGCACGGTCCGCATCTCCCGGGTGTACGACATGACCATGTTCGATGCCGGCGACGGGCCGCAACTGCACGTCGCCGGCGAGTTTGGCTCGGCAAGCGGCCGGGAGACCCTTCGCGTCGCACGATGGGACGGTGATCAATGGCACCCCGTCGGCGAGGGATTCGATGACACCGTCTACGCCCTGGAAGTGTTCGACGACGGGAGCGGGCCGACGCTGTTTGCCGGGGGCGAGTTCGATCGCTCGGGCGCCGAGTTCCTCGGCCCGTTGGCCCGTTGGGACGGAGCCGCCTGGCGACGCACCGAGGGCTCGATCAATCGAAGGGTGTTCGATCTCCTGGCCGCCGAAGACGGCCGGGGCCCGGCACTGTTCGTGGGCGGAGACTTCGACCGCGTCGACGGCCGCGTCGCGCGGCGGATCGCACGATGGGACGGAACGAGCTGGGACACGATGCAGACGGGCGTCGACGAGCGCTTGTTCGCGCTCGCTGCCACCGATATCGGCGGCCAGCCGGTCGTCGTCGCCAGCGGATTCTTCCAGGAAGCCGGCGGCGTCGCGACGCGGTACGTCGCGAGCTGGGATGGCGCGGGCTGGAGCGATATGGGCGTGCCCGATGGTTCGGTGGTGCCGTATGACTTCGCAGAATTGGACCGGGGCGACGGCCGACGGCTCTACGCCAGCGCGAACGACGGCAGGCTACTGGCCTGGGACGGTATCGCATGGGAGATCGCGGGCGAGGCCCCGCGCATCTCGGTCGGCGCGATGGCGGGCATCCAGACCGGGCCCCACGCGGGCCTGTACTTCGGGGGCACCCTCGACTCGGTCGCCTCGCTGCAGATCTCGAACATGGCCTACCAGCGGCTCTGCCCGGCGGACTGCCGTGCCGACCTCGATGGCGACGGCGTGCTCACCATCTTCGACTTCCTCGCATTCCAGAACCTCTTCCAGGATGGTGACCTCGCCGCCGACTTTGATGGCGACGGCTCGCTGACGATCTTCGACTTCCTGGCGTTCCAGAACGCGTTCGCGGCGGGGTGTCCGTGA
- a CDS encoding ATP-binding protein, with amino-acid sequence MFKLAGAIFDRIRRLALADKALVLFGAALVLIIVIALGVAWLRMSALVTSGELQLSRQKVDSWRAAGGGDLPPPGEATDRLGIVATWHTVESARQHAEDDPFLRRALERFLREGQPNPELRDHRWRYESGILTRTERTERYARAIRGPSIPSTDPEQPATPGQLEGIITLERPAEGAAWLMAVNAIYLLNAGAAVLAVAVTLFYLLLHRIILKPVEVLRRAADRVREGDLAHRVDVGTRDEFEELANAFNAMLIALQANEQRLRAAGSALESRVSELAEANKILFDANRLKSDFLANVSHELRTPLNSINGFAELLLEIAQSSEQGVAETPEQRAKRLRYLQYIHTAGRDLLEMINGLLEMAKLEAGRFELHVQPVSVPALCETLVGLVDPLAQRRQIELVQHVERDLPLIETDPKKLQQVVFNFLSNAVKFTGAPGSTGPMRVELRAERLSDVSGVDRVRISVIDNGPGISPEDQERVFEKFTQVDASRTREHAGTGLGLAIARELAGVLQCEIQLVSDVGRGSMFSVIVPLRLDLQLVEERRAEAQFRDRLAGRRDWASPVPASQEDASREA; translated from the coding sequence ATGTTCAAGCTGGCCGGCGCCATCTTCGATCGCATCCGCCGCCTCGCGCTGGCCGATAAGGCGCTGGTCCTCTTCGGGGCCGCGCTGGTGCTCATCATTGTGATCGCCCTGGGCGTGGCGTGGCTGCGCATGAGCGCGCTCGTCACCAGCGGCGAGCTCCAGCTCAGCCGCCAGAAGGTCGACAGCTGGCGCGCCGCCGGCGGCGGAGACCTGCCCCCGCCCGGCGAGGCCACCGACCGCCTGGGCATCGTCGCCACGTGGCACACCGTCGAGTCCGCACGTCAGCATGCTGAGGACGATCCCTTCCTCCGCCGCGCCCTCGAACGCTTCCTCCGCGAGGGCCAGCCCAACCCCGAGCTGCGCGATCATCGCTGGCGGTACGAGTCGGGCATCCTCACCCGTACCGAGCGCACCGAGCGCTACGCCCGCGCCATCCGCGGCCCGTCCATTCCCTCGACCGACCCCGAGCAGCCCGCCACCCCCGGCCAGCTCGAGGGCATCATCACGCTCGAGCGCCCCGCCGAGGGCGCCGCCTGGCTGATGGCCGTCAACGCCATCTACCTGCTCAACGCCGGTGCCGCCGTGCTCGCCGTCGCCGTCACGCTGTTCTACCTGCTGCTGCACCGCATCATCCTGAAACCCGTCGAGGTGCTCCGCCGCGCCGCCGACCGCGTGCGCGAGGGCGACCTGGCCCACCGCGTGGACGTCGGCACACGCGACGAGTTCGAGGAGCTCGCCAATGCCTTCAACGCCATGCTCATCGCGCTCCAGGCCAACGAGCAGCGCCTCCGCGCCGCCGGCAGCGCCCTGGAAAGCCGCGTAAGCGAGCTGGCCGAGGCCAACAAGATCCTCTTCGACGCCAACCGCCTGAAGAGCGACTTCCTGGCCAACGTGAGCCACGAACTGCGCACGCCGCTGAATTCGATCAACGGCTTCGCCGAGTTGCTCCTCGAGATCGCCCAGTCGAGCGAGCAGGGCGTCGCCGAGACGCCCGAGCAGCGCGCCAAGCGCCTGCGTTACTTGCAGTACATCCACACCGCCGGGCGAGACCTCCTCGAGATGATCAACGGCCTTCTCGAGATGGCCAAGCTCGAGGCCGGCCGGTTCGAGCTGCACGTCCAGCCCGTCAGCGTGCCCGCGCTCTGCGAAACGCTCGTCGGTTTGGTGGACCCGCTGGCCCAACGCCGGCAGATCGAGCTCGTCCAGCACGTCGAGCGCGACCTGCCGCTCATCGAGACCGATCCCAAGAAGCTCCAGCAGGTGGTCTTCAACTTCCTGTCCAACGCCGTGAAGTTCACCGGGGCCCCGGGCTCCACCGGCCCGATGCGTGTCGAGCTGCGGGCCGAGCGGTTGTCCGACGTGAGCGGCGTCGACCGCGTCCGCATCAGCGTGATCGACAACGGCCCGGGCATCTCGCCGGAAGACCAGGAACGCGTCTTCGAAAAGTTCACGCAGGTCGACGCGAGCCGGACACGCGAGCACGCGGGAACCGGGCTGGGCCTGGCCATCGCGCGCGAGCTCGCCGGCGTGCTGCAGTGCGAGATCCAACTCGTCTCGGACGTCGGCCGGGGCTCGATGTTCAGCGTGATCGTGCCGCTGAGGCTCGACCTCCAGCTCGTCGAGGAACGCCGCGCCGAGGCGCAATTCCGCGATCGATTGGCCGGCCGGCGGGACTGGGCAAGCCCCGTCCCCGCATCGCAGGAAGACGCGAGCCGCGAGGCCTAG
- a CDS encoding GC-type dockerin domain-anchored protein gives MRAGSMRGGASLALVGLLALLLATDRSAAQACEPKWSEAFFLPGADRPVRAMLAFDDGTGPAVYVGGQFTALGGAAARNIARYDGRQWSSLGSGVDDDFAAVYDLAVYDDGRGEALYACGGFSSIGGERVNFIARWDGERWEALGAGLGGLAYAMAVYDDGRGPALYVGGRFTTAGGDAASNIARWDGSAWEALAGPDGQGIDGEVRDLVVFDDGDGPALFATGRFLRAGGRAANRIVRWDGVDFQGPGNGLNGDGAALAVFDDGRGPALYAGGSFWRAGVIEAANVAKWDGRRWSPLAGPGGQGVGGGREEPVVAMHAHDDGRGPALYVVGELTSAGGELARGVARWEGDSWEALGTGLTGFGSYTRADALASFDLGGRRVLLVGGFFEEAGGVRAASVAQWDGVGWGPAPGLDRGAGLQREVWALAAVELADGAALFAGGEFEYAGGVAANHIARWDGTAWSPLGMGMNSSVFAIAGFDDGAGPALFATGRFDEAGGQRANAIARWDGASWSPLGEGLTRDRGQRGTGQALSVFDDGSGPALYVGGEFINAGGVPANNIARWDGDAWAPLGSGLNGGVLALAVYDDGTGPALYAGGGFTAAGGVQAFYLARWDGTSWTQVGGGMENRVRGLAVYDDGRGEALYAIGSFDTAGGQRGPGGGSGSGVPARSVARWDGSTWEPLGDGLSFSVARVLAVADDGRGQALFAGGGFATAGGVPASGIARWDGLRWTGLVGPAGDAGVGGRPVPAVGALAAFDDGHGPALFAGGEFTTAGGLASSNIARWGCVEPCRTDLDADGRLTVFDFLAFINLYRVGDPQADFDGDGELTVMDFLAFQDAFDAGCD, from the coding sequence ATGCGAGCAGGATCGATGCGTGGGGGTGCGTCGCTGGCGCTGGTGGGCCTGTTAGCCCTGCTGCTGGCCACCGATCGGTCGGCCGCGCAGGCGTGCGAGCCCAAATGGTCCGAAGCGTTCTTTCTGCCCGGGGCCGACCGGCCCGTGCGTGCGATGCTGGCTTTCGATGATGGCACCGGGCCCGCGGTGTACGTGGGCGGGCAGTTCACCGCGCTGGGCGGGGCCGCTGCGCGGAACATCGCGCGATACGACGGCCGCCAATGGTCGTCGCTTGGCTCGGGGGTCGACGACGACTTCGCCGCGGTGTACGACCTGGCGGTCTACGACGACGGGCGAGGCGAAGCGCTCTATGCCTGCGGCGGCTTCTCGAGCATCGGCGGCGAGCGCGTCAACTTCATCGCGCGCTGGGACGGCGAGCGCTGGGAAGCGCTGGGCGCCGGCCTGGGCGGCCTGGCCTACGCCATGGCGGTCTACGACGACGGCCGGGGCCCGGCGCTCTACGTGGGCGGGCGCTTCACCACCGCGGGCGGCGACGCCGCGAGCAACATCGCGCGGTGGGACGGCTCGGCGTGGGAAGCGCTCGCGGGCCCCGACGGCCAGGGTATCGACGGCGAAGTGCGCGACCTCGTGGTCTTCGACGATGGCGATGGGCCGGCGCTCTTCGCCACCGGCCGCTTCCTGCGCGCGGGCGGCCGCGCGGCCAACCGCATCGTGCGCTGGGACGGCGTCGACTTCCAGGGGCCCGGCAACGGGCTCAATGGCGACGGCGCCGCCCTGGCGGTCTTCGACGACGGCCGCGGTCCGGCGCTGTACGCGGGTGGCTCGTTCTGGCGGGCGGGGGTCATCGAGGCCGCGAACGTGGCCAAGTGGGACGGACGGCGGTGGTCGCCCCTGGCCGGTCCGGGCGGCCAGGGCGTGGGCGGCGGGCGCGAAGAGCCGGTCGTGGCCATGCACGCCCACGACGACGGCCGCGGCCCGGCGCTCTACGTCGTCGGTGAGCTCACGTCCGCCGGCGGCGAACTCGCCCGCGGCGTGGCCCGGTGGGAAGGCGATAGCTGGGAGGCCCTGGGCACGGGCCTGACCGGTTTCGGCTCGTATACGCGGGCCGATGCGCTGGCGAGCTTCGACCTTGGTGGGCGCCGCGTGCTGCTGGTGGGCGGCTTCTTCGAGGAGGCCGGCGGCGTGCGGGCCGCGAGCGTCGCGCAGTGGGACGGCGTTGGGTGGGGCCCGGCCCCGGGCCTCGACCGCGGCGCGGGCCTGCAACGCGAGGTCTGGGCCCTGGCGGCCGTCGAACTCGCGGACGGCGCCGCCCTGTTCGCCGGCGGCGAGTTCGAGTACGCCGGCGGCGTGGCGGCCAACCACATCGCGCGATGGGACGGAACGGCATGGTCGCCGCTGGGGATGGGCATGAACTCCAGCGTCTTCGCCATCGCCGGCTTCGACGACGGCGCCGGCCCGGCCCTGTTCGCCACGGGCCGCTTCGACGAGGCCGGCGGGCAGCGCGCCAACGCCATCGCGCGGTGGGACGGGGCCTCGTGGTCACCGCTCGGCGAGGGCCTGACGCGCGATCGCGGCCAGCGCGGCACGGGCCAGGCGCTGTCCGTGTTCGATGATGGCTCGGGACCGGCCCTGTACGTGGGCGGCGAGTTCATCAACGCAGGCGGCGTCCCCGCCAACAACATCGCGCGGTGGGATGGCGACGCCTGGGCGCCACTCGGCTCGGGGCTGAACGGCGGAGTGCTCGCCCTGGCGGTCTACGACGACGGGACCGGCCCGGCGCTGTACGCGGGCGGCGGCTTCACGGCCGCCGGCGGTGTGCAGGCGTTCTACCTGGCACGCTGGGACGGCACTTCGTGGACGCAGGTCGGCGGCGGCATGGAAAACCGCGTGCGCGGCCTGGCGGTCTACGACGACGGCCGGGGCGAGGCGTTGTACGCCATCGGCAGCTTCGACACCGCCGGCGGCCAACGGGGCCCAGGTGGGGGCTCCGGCTCGGGCGTGCCAGCCCGCTCCGTGGCACGCTGGGATGGGAGCACCTGGGAGCCGCTGGGCGATGGGCTGAGCTTCTCGGTGGCCCGCGTGCTGGCGGTCGCCGACGACGGCCGCGGCCAGGCCCTGTTCGCCGGTGGCGGCTTTGCCACCGCGGGCGGGGTGCCGGCCAGCGGCATCGCCCGCTGGGACGGCCTGCGCTGGACCGGGCTCGTCGGCCCCGCGGGCGACGCGGGCGTGGGCGGCCGGCCGGTGCCCGCGGTCGGCGCGCTGGCGGCCTTCGACGACGGCCATGGCCCGGCCCTGTTCGCCGGCGGCGAGTTCACCACCGCGGGCGGCCTGGCGTCGTCCAACATCGCCCGCTGGGGCTGCGTCGAGCCGTGCCGGACCGACCTGGACGCCGACGGCCGGCTGACGGTCTTCGACTTCCTGGCCTTCATCAACCTCTACCGCGTTGGCGATCCGCAAGCCGACTTCGATGGCGACGGCGAGCTGACCGTCATGGATTTCCTGGCGTTCCAGGACGCGTTCGACGCCGGGTGCGACTGA
- a CDS encoding GC-type dockerin domain-anchored protein — MRAGSMRGGVVPVVLGLLAVVLGGQRAVGQPCEPEWAEGVFGVRGVNDPILAMTTWNDGSGEALYVGGQFTTAGGQPDARRIARWDGSSWSPVGTGMSSTVRSLAVFDDGTGEALYAGGSFIHAGEVRVSFIARWDGSAWAPVGTGVDGSVSTLIVFDDGTGPALYAGGNFTTAGGVSANGIARWDGSAWSPLGEGLGARFGNAHVQSLLAFDNGSDPALYVGGNFNFAGGLDANHIARWDGSTWSTLGSGMNHVVPALAIFDDGGGPDLYAGGTFTRAGGVDATRIARWDGSAWSSVDTEMDGAVAALSVFDDGEGPALYAGGVFTTAGGRQANGLARWNGATWIGIPGGVAGGVDPGIAALQAYDDGDGLQLYAGGAFTTAAGVRTNWITRWDGSALSPVGSGMDLRVYALASFDDGAGRALYAGGWFTTAGAVEASRVARWDGSAWEPLAGGLSSTVSALAGFDDGTGPAIYAGGSFTAAPGGPRVFHIARWDGSAWSPVGSGTNAGVGELLAYDDGAGSALYAAGSFTFAGDTRVNYIARWDGSAWTPLGTGMNDGVGSLAIFDDGTGPALYAGGGFTTAGGVGASRVARWDGQDWTPLGAGVNGAVYDLAVFDDGTGPALYAAGNFTTAGGVEANRIARWDGLEWTPLGPGVDNRIFALSVFDDGSGPALYAAGNFTTAGGVEANHIARWDGGAWTPLATGTSDTVNALVVFDDGAGPALIAGGAFVTAGGVGSGYLARWGCPTTPCPADLDADGELTLFDFLAYQNLFAAGDPAADFDGDGSLTLFDFLAFQNAFDAGCP, encoded by the coding sequence ATGCGAGCAGGATCGATGCGTGGGGGTGTGGTGCCGGTGGTCTTGGGGCTGCTGGCGGTGGTGTTGGGTGGGCAGCGGGCGGTTGGGCAGCCGTGCGAGCCGGAGTGGGCCGAGGGGGTGTTCGGGGTTCGCGGCGTGAACGACCCCATCCTTGCCATGACCACCTGGAACGACGGGAGTGGTGAGGCTCTGTACGTCGGGGGCCAGTTTACCACCGCCGGTGGCCAGCCAGACGCAAGGCGGATCGCTCGCTGGGACGGCTCGAGTTGGTCGCCTGTGGGCACGGGGATGAGCAGCACGGTCCGGTCCCTTGCGGTCTTCGACGACGGCACGGGGGAGGCCCTTTACGCGGGCGGCAGCTTCATCCACGCCGGCGAGGTCCGCGTTAGTTTCATCGCCCGATGGGATGGCTCGGCATGGGCACCTGTCGGCACCGGCGTGGATGGTTCGGTTTCGACGCTGATCGTCTTCGACGATGGGACCGGACCGGCGCTCTATGCCGGCGGGAACTTCACCACCGCCGGCGGCGTGTCGGCCAACGGCATCGCTCGCTGGGACGGCTCGGCGTGGTCGCCGCTCGGAGAGGGGCTCGGCGCACGATTCGGAAACGCGCACGTGCAGAGCCTGCTCGCCTTCGACAATGGCAGCGATCCAGCACTTTACGTGGGCGGCAACTTCAACTTCGCGGGCGGGCTCGACGCCAACCACATCGCACGCTGGGATGGCTCGACCTGGTCGACGCTTGGCAGCGGCATGAACCACGTGGTCCCCGCGCTGGCGATCTTCGACGATGGCGGTGGCCCGGACCTGTACGCCGGCGGTACTTTTACGAGGGCCGGCGGCGTCGACGCCACCCGGATCGCCCGATGGGACGGCTCGGCGTGGTCGTCGGTGGACACCGAGATGGATGGCGCGGTCGCCGCACTGTCGGTCTTCGACGACGGCGAAGGGCCGGCCCTGTACGCCGGTGGCGTGTTTACCACCGCGGGCGGCCGTCAGGCCAACGGGCTGGCCCGTTGGAATGGAGCGACGTGGATCGGCATCCCCGGGGGTGTCGCCGGCGGCGTCGACCCGGGCATCGCGGCCTTGCAAGCCTACGACGATGGCGACGGTCTGCAACTGTACGCCGGCGGCGCCTTTACCACCGCCGCCGGCGTGCGGACCAACTGGATCACCCGCTGGGACGGCTCGGCATTGTCGCCCGTCGGTTCGGGAATGGACCTGCGGGTGTACGCCCTGGCGTCGTTCGACGACGGCGCGGGCCGGGCCCTGTACGCGGGCGGCTGGTTCACCACCGCCGGCGCCGTGGAAGCGAGCCGGGTCGCCCGCTGGGATGGCTCGGCGTGGGAACCGCTTGCGGGCGGATTGAGCAGCACGGTTTCGGCGCTGGCAGGCTTCGACGACGGCACGGGCCCGGCTATCTACGCCGGAGGCTCGTTCACCGCCGCCCCCGGCGGCCCGCGCGTCTTCCATATTGCGCGGTGGGACGGCTCGGCCTGGTCGCCGGTTGGGTCGGGGACCAACGCAGGGGTGGGTGAACTGCTGGCCTACGACGACGGCGCCGGGTCGGCGCTCTACGCGGCAGGGTCCTTTACGTTCGCCGGCGACACGCGTGTCAACTACATCGCCCGATGGGATGGTTCGGCGTGGACGCCGCTGGGCACGGGGATGAACGACGGCGTTGGCAGCCTGGCGATCTTCGACGACGGCACGGGCCCTGCGCTGTACGCCGGTGGAGGTTTCACCACCGCTGGGGGCGTGGGCGCCAGCCGCGTGGCCCGGTGGGATGGGCAGGACTGGACGCCCCTGGGCGCCGGGGTGAACGGCGCGGTCTACGACCTCGCCGTGTTCGACGATGGTACGGGGCCAGCGCTCTACGCCGCGGGCAACTTCACGACGGCCGGGGGCGTGGAAGCCAACCGCATCGCGCGGTGGGACGGTCTGGAGTGGACGCCACTGGGGCCGGGCGTCGACAACAGGATCTTCGCCCTCTCGGTCTTCGACGATGGCTCGGGCCCGGCCCTGTATGCCGCGGGAAACTTTACCACCGCTGGCGGCGTGGAAGCAAACCACATCGCGCGGTGGGACGGGGGCGCTTGGACCCCACTGGCGACGGGGACGAGCGACACCGTCAACGCCCTGGTAGTCTTCGATGATGGCGCGGGCCCTGCGCTGATCGCGGGCGGGGCGTTCGTCACCGCCGGCGGCGTGGGCTCTGGCTACCTCGCACGCTGGGGCTGCCCGACCACCCCCTGCCCCGCCGACCTCGACGCCGACGGCGAACTCACGCTCTTCGACTTCCTGGCCTACCAAAACCTCTTCGCCGCCGGCGACCCGGCCGCCGACTTCGATGGCGATGGAAGCCTGACGCTGTTCGACTTCCTGGCCTTCCAGAACGCCTTCGACGCGGGGTGCCCGTAA